One Primulina huaijiensis isolate GDHJ02 chromosome 8, ASM1229523v2, whole genome shotgun sequence genomic region harbors:
- the LOC140982569 gene encoding disease resistance protein At4g27190-like, whose protein sequence is MADCYSNPLKYVKDVGKVIVTEVIWPPVKLLINYWWCFDGNVQGLRDEIGCLERERRNMEGNIEEARLRAESATTEVANWSNEGTQKLAEATRILQGCDDLKRWNIIPRYSVGKSAKETAEGIAKLRKEGNSIRIADPAPPASMVSVSHAPTPEFQSRKRIEEDIMESLKDGNVHMIAIWGLGGVGKTTMVRRMEDRVRKEKLFDEVVTVVVSQQIDELKIQKQIAEILRLDLSEETLDGRAHKLRARLMDSKKKLIIFDDVWKSFKPEAIGVPYGGCKIILTSRLKNVCGKMEANKVIEIQVLDKKEAWTLFREKSGDCVDDLYLRPIAAEVAAECKCLPIALVTVGIALKDGSIQTWKDALSQLRGANPTNFPEVVKDVYMPLKLSYDFLENESEKSLFLLCCLFPEDYNIRIEDLALLSFVLRMFEGIYKIENGRNRTSNILERLRSRSLLMTGSDENEVKMHDVVRDVAIFIGSKEKQGFLNVSSMDLSSKDSSRNCNWMSVDISIANAKLPVGLDFPNLRLLMILNSNYSEFPERFDVSDICFKGMKELTVLYFSHQNFQSLPSSLEFLKKLRKLHLENCEVKDISIVGVLASLEILCVWRCHEIEELPVNVGELKFLRLLELRNCLELRRIVAGVITSLVGLEELKIVDCFNKWEAKGNVSEERNASLSELESLGNLTCLEIDIFDPNLVAQEILLSKQLRR, encoded by the coding sequence ATGGCAGACTGTTATTCAAATCCGCTTAAATATGTAAAAGATGTTGGAAAAGTCATAGTTACTGAGGTCATTTGGCCTCCCGTCAAGCTCCTTATCAATTATTGGTGGTGCTTCGACGGAAATGTTCAAGGCCTGAGGGATGAAATCGGTTGTTTGGAAAGGGAAAGGCGCAATATGGAGGGAAATATTGAAGAGGCTCGGCTTCGTGCCGAGAGTGCTACGACTGAGGTCGCAAACTGGTCAAACGAAGGCACTCAGAAGCTTGCGGAGGCGACGAGGATTTTGCAGGGCTGCGATGATCTTAAGCGATGGAATATAATCCCGCGGTATTCGGTGGGAAAGAGTGCCAAAGAAACAGCAGAAGGCATCGCAAAACTACGAAAAGAAGGAAATTCGATTAGGATTGCTGATCCAGCCCCTCCGGCATCAATGGTATCTGTCTCTCACGCACCAACTCCGGAGTTTCAATCGAGAAAACGCATCGAGGAAGACATCATGGAGTCTTTGAAAGATGGAAATGTCCACATGATAGCGATCTGGGGCTTGGGAGGTGTTGGGAAGACAACTATGGTGCGAAGAATGGAGGATAGGGTGAGAAAAGAGAAGTTATTTGACGAGGTTGTGACTGTAGTTGTCAGTCAACAAATTGACGAGCTTAAAATTCAGAAGCAAATTGCAGAAATATTACGTTTGGATTTGAGCGAGGAGACTTTGGATGGTAGAGCACATAAATTGCGCGCCAGGCTAATGGATTCGAAGAAGAAACTCATAATATTTGATGATGTTTGGAAAAGCTTTAAGCCGGAGGCTATAGGAGTTCCTTATGGAGgatgcaaaattattttgacATCTCGGCTCAAAAATGTATGTGGAAAAATGGAAGCCAATAAAGTTATTGAAATACAAGTCTTAGACAAAAAAGAAGCTTGGACACTTTTTAGAGAGAAATCTGGTGATTGCGTTGATGATTTATATTTGCGTCCCATAGCAGCAGAAGTCGCAGCAGAATGCAAATGTTTGCCAATTGCGCTTGTAACCGTTGGTATAGCTCTGAAAGATGGAAGTATACAGACATGGAAAGATGCACTTTCACAACTGAGAGGAGCTAACCCAACGAATTTCCCGGAAGTTGTGAAAGATGTTTATATGCCTCTGAAACTGAGTTACGATTTCTTGGAAAATGAAAGTGAAAAGTCCCTTTTCCTGCTATGTTGCTTGTTTCCCGAAGATTATAACATCCGGATTGAGGACTTGGCTTTGCTCAGCTTTGTGTTACGCATGTTTGAGGGAATCTACAAAATTGAAAATGGAAGAAACAGAACATCTAATATATTGGAGAGGCTTAGAAGTCGTTCTTTATTGATGACTGGTAGCGATGAAAATGAGGTAAAAATGCATGATGTTGTTCGTGATGTTGCTATTTTCATTGGTTCAAAAGAAAAGCAAGGGTTTTTGAATGTGTCCTCGATGGATTTGTCTAGTAAAGATTCATCTCGCAATTGCAATTGGATGTCAGTGGACATTTCAATTGCCAATGCCAAGCTTCCTGTTGGGTTGGATTTTCCAAATCTTCGTCTCTTGATGATTCTGAATTCCAATTATTCAGAATTTCCTGAAAGATTTGATGTCAGTGATATTTGTTTTAAAGGAATGAAGGAGCTGACAGTCTTGTATTTTtcacatcaaaattttcaatcactTCCATCCTCTCTGGAATTCCTAAAAAAACTTAGAAAGTTGCACTTGGAAAATTGTGAGGTGAAAGACATATCAATTGTTGGAGTGTTAGCAAGTTTGGAAATTCTTTGCGTCTGGCGCTGTCACGAAATTGAAGAGTTACCAGTAAATGTTGGGGAATTGAAATTTCTAAGATTATTAGAATTGAGGAATTGCTTGGAACTCCGAAGAATAGTGGCTGGTGTCATAACAAGCTTGGTTGGGTTGGAGGAATTGAAGATAGTTGATTGCTTTAACAAATGGGAAGCAAAGGGAAATGTAAGTGAAGAAAGGAATGCTAGTCTTTCAGAACTTGAGTCTCTCGGCAATTTGACTTGCTTGGAGATTGATATATTTGATCCCAACTTGGTTGCCCAAGAGATATTGCTTTCAAAGCAGTTAAGAAGATAA